From the genome of Ptychodera flava strain L36383 chromosome 20, AS_Pfla_20210202, whole genome shotgun sequence, one region includes:
- the LOC139120720 gene encoding uncharacterized protein — translation MYESGMKTFPVFLIPRVDPDFPTCVNGHDWDTSDPVQMGWILGNATIHKETTSITHSWSEGESKQIQVCYRLCCGTCKCRMFYDGQEDLLFNLNNKDLVHYSLLLNYLHHMLEGRNPLAACHRAFAKNHAVLSNATPLHIQKLRLAWNAFARLLNIDFTSVFQCHTCGPVPDIIICDGTSIGCRKSYLKPYLISQDTPSTEPVRGSQHKDRTLLLQKKTRFALFQYSQTKASLTQGEFNSMISQLRKEKNGKPIADFIILSDDNRQPPNYCRDILKDLSRNSPVCALAQSNDVGRIISLLSQAGSGAISRILSALKREVPIIGDWLYHVTQLYRPLPGCVYDLLLLISRCIAETYNHECDDSVDDNPASSACDDLMYFPALPMLHRNRKYARDVNKPDTDACKKFNRGHPTLSPGIFTLFCPHKICYGFQLLLSHESPEHPFSIFKTRFEVAPKLIVYDNACKLHQYCLNREPVFFQNTIFCVDRLHWKNHKGRTFPNS, via the exons ATGTATGAGAGTGGCATGAAGACATTTCCAGTCTTTCTGATTCCAAGAGTTGATCCAGACTTCCCAACATGTGTTAATGGTCACGATTGGGACACTTCTGACCCAGTACAAATGGGATGGATACTTGGCAACGCTACAATCCATAAAGAAACAACTTCCATAACACATTCATGGTCAGAGGGTGAAAGTAAACAAATTCAAG TTTGTTACAGATTGTGTTGTGGCACCTGCAAATGTCGGATGTTCTATGATGGACAAGAAGACCTCTTATTCAACCTGAATAATAAAGACCTTGTTCATTATAGCCTTCTCTTAAATTATCTACATCACATGCTTGAGGGACGAAATCCATTGGCTGCTTGTCACAG AGCGTTTGCTAAAAACCATGCAGTGTTATCAAATGCTACTCCACTCCATATCCAGAAATTACGTTTAGCATGGAATGCATTTGCACGACTCCTCAACATTGACTTCACAAGTGTATTCCAGTGCCATACCTGTGGTCCAGTGCCTGACATAATCATTTGCGATGGTACTTCAATTGGCTGCAGAAAATCATATCTGAAGCCATATTTGATATCTCAGGATACACCATCCACTGAGCCAGTCAGAGGAAGTCAACACAAAGATAGGACACTGTTGCTGCAGAAGAAGACACGGTTTGCCTTGTTCCAATATTCACAGACAAAGGCCTCTCTTACCCAGGGTGAATTTAATTCCATGATCAGCCAGCTGCGTAAAGAAAAGAACGGCAAACCAATTGCAGACTTTATTATCCTGTCAGATGACAACAGACAACCACCAAATTATTGCAGGGATATTTTAAAGGACTTGAGTCGCAATTCTCCAGTTTGTGCCCTCGCTCAATCAAATGATGTTGGTCGAATTATTAGTCTACTGTCACAGGCAGGTAGTGGTGCCATCAGTAGAATATTGTCTGCGTTGAAGAGAGAGGTGCCCATCATCGGTGATTGGCTGTATCATGTGACTCAGCTTTACAGGCCACTTCCAGGGTGTGTGTATGATTTGTTACTGCTCATCTCAAGATGCATTGCTGAAACCTACAACCATGAATGTGACGACAGCGTAGATGATAACCCAGCCAGTTCAGCATGTGACGACCTGATGTACTTTCCAGCTCTTCCAATGCTTCACAG AAATAGGAAATATGCAAGGGATGTCAACAAACCAGACACAGATGCCTGTAAGAAATTCAACCGTGGCCATCCAACACTGTCACCTGggatatttacattattttgccCTCACAAGATATGTTATGGATTTCAACTTCTTCTGTCACACGAGTCACCAGAACATCCATTTAGTATCTTTAAAACAAGATTTGAAGTAGCTCCGAAACTCATAGTGTATGACAACGCATGCAAACTACATCAGTATTGCTTGAACAG agaaccagttttctttcaaaacactATATTCTGTGTGGATCGACTGCATTGGAAAAATCATAAGGGAAGGACCTTTCCTAATAGCTAA